The following coding sequences lie in one Streptomyces sp. NBC_00510 genomic window:
- a CDS encoding bifunctional 3'-5' exonuclease/DNA polymerase codes for MTSPRSLSVAVVADPLGAGGRLQALHEDGTADGPPQTVGDLVTAVAEREARQAPRWVWAATDEIYPPLLERLPARPARCHDLKLVEALLLGSEERWGLPRSLGAGWARLRGLPVPDDAREGGSDDQPVLFAADRHHLPPGTDPLEAVVAVHADQQRRIALSEHPDRLRLLAAAESAGALAAAEMTRDGLPWSAAAHDAVLTGLLGPRPAGGVRPKVLSELATGIHEALGRPVNPDSPAQLLPAFERVGVRITSTRSHVLREVGHPAAALLLRYKELSRIHSAHGWAWREQWAPAGRFHPEYVVGGVVSGRWATRGGGALQIPRQIRAAVVADPGHRLVVADAGQLEPRVLAALSGDPGLAAAAAEGDLYAALARTAFGGDRARAKLGLLGAMYGQTSGEVGPLLEVLRRRFPDAMRLVESAARTGEGGGVVRSHLGRTSPAPSADRQELTDAQARAWGRFTRNFVIQATAAEWALAVLASLRRRLAALDGRPRLVFFLHDEVIVHTPQELAPAVEHAVAESAEEARRLLFGPTPVPFPLHTHVVECYADAK; via the coding sequence GTGACCTCGCCCAGGAGTCTGTCCGTCGCCGTCGTCGCCGACCCCCTGGGGGCCGGCGGGCGGCTGCAGGCGCTGCACGAGGACGGCACCGCGGACGGTCCCCCGCAGACCGTCGGCGACCTCGTGACGGCCGTCGCCGAGCGCGAGGCCCGGCAGGCGCCGCGCTGGGTGTGGGCCGCCACCGACGAGATCTACCCGCCGCTGCTGGAGCGGCTCCCGGCCCGTCCGGCCCGGTGCCACGACCTCAAGCTCGTCGAGGCCCTGCTGCTCGGTTCCGAGGAGCGCTGGGGCCTGCCCCGTTCGCTGGGCGCCGGCTGGGCCCGGCTGCGCGGACTCCCCGTGCCGGACGACGCGCGCGAAGGCGGCTCCGACGACCAGCCGGTGCTCTTCGCCGCCGACCGCCATCATCTGCCGCCGGGCACCGACCCGCTGGAAGCGGTGGTCGCCGTGCACGCCGACCAGCAGCGCCGGATCGCCCTGTCCGAGCACCCCGACCGGCTGCGCCTGCTGGCCGCCGCCGAGTCCGCCGGCGCCCTGGCCGCCGCCGAGATGACCCGGGACGGCCTGCCCTGGAGCGCCGCCGCCCACGACGCGGTGCTCACCGGGCTGCTCGGCCCCCGTCCGGCGGGCGGCGTCCGTCCCAAGGTGCTGTCCGAGCTCGCCACCGGCATCCATGAGGCCCTGGGCCGCCCGGTGAACCCCGACTCGCCCGCCCAACTGCTGCCCGCCTTCGAGCGCGTGGGCGTGCGGATCACCTCGACCCGCTCCCATGTGCTGAGGGAGGTCGGGCATCCGGCCGCCGCGTTGCTGCTGCGCTACAAGGAGCTCTCCCGCATCCACAGCGCCCACGGCTGGGCCTGGCGTGAACAGTGGGCGCCCGCCGGGCGGTTCCACCCCGAGTACGTCGTCGGCGGTGTCGTCTCCGGCCGCTGGGCCACCCGCGGCGGCGGAGCGCTGCAGATCCCCCGGCAGATCCGCGCCGCCGTGGTCGCCGACCCCGGGCACCGGCTGGTCGTCGCCGACGCGGGCCAGCTGGAACCCCGCGTCCTGGCCGCCCTCTCCGGCGATCCCGGGCTGGCGGCGGCCGCCGCCGAGGGCGACCTGTACGCGGCCCTCGCGCGCACCGCGTTCGGGGGCGACCGCGCGCGGGCCAAACTGGGCCTGCTGGGCGCGATGTACGGCCAGACCAGCGGCGAGGTGGGGCCGCTCCTCGAGGTCCTGCGCCGCCGCTTCCCGGACGCCATGCGCCTGGTGGAGTCCGCCGCCCGCACCGGCGAGGGCGGCGGTGTCGTCCGGTCCCACCTCGGGCGTACGTCACCGGCGCCGTCCGCCGACCGCCAGGAGCTCACCGACGCCCAGGCCCGCGCCTGGGGCCGCTTCACCCGCAACTTCGTCATCCAGGCCACGGCCGCCGAATGGGCGCTGGCCGTGCTGGCCTCCCTGCGCCGCCGCCTGGCCGCCCTCGACGGACGGCCGCGCCTGGTGTTCTTCCTGCACGACGAGGTCATCGTGCACACCCCCCAGGAGCTGGCCCCCGCCGTGGAGCACGCCGTCGCGGAGTCCGCGGAGGAGGCCCGGCGCCTGCTCTTCGGCCCGACGCCGGTGCCCTTCCCGCTGCACACCCACGTCGTCGAGTGCTACGCGGACGCCAAGTGA
- a CDS encoding tetratricopeptide repeat protein: MLAALLLRQGTVVSHEQLLDGVWGLEPPASGHKVLASHVNPLRRALDTEGTPHTESVILSGKGWYRVAAEDVRLDVADLGERGDEALRTKAAGDLTAATDQLSAALALFRGEPLANLPGPFAHSERDRLLERRRTLRLARLESLVLLRRFGDALDDLAAQSASDRYDESLLALRMRALYGCERQAEALNAYQNMRVRLRDELGVDPGEELRRVYETVLRQDDVCLLGPTPPAVPRPSELTLLNDPAAAAPRRPGSQARSVHPSRDLAPLVPAELPHGTAGFTGRSGELARLHALLPPEHGRAPGNTVVISAIGGAAGIGKTALAVHWAHQVRDRFPDGQLYVNLHGFDHDRPPLKSGEALELLLRSLGLGASEIPLNGEAQARVYRTLLAGRRLLILLDNAASAEQVRALLPGSPSCCVVVTSRNRLGDLVARDGAHALPLDLLQPAEARALLSRTLGADRLSAEPHAADELIRLCGRLPLALRVAAARLAGDPGLRLADLVTEMSEGNRLGALEPDDDASPLRTAFSASYGVLMPTARRLFRLLGLFPGPDFTAEVAAALLDAPLPHARRLLSALAAAHLIEAATAGRYLFHDLLREYARERAQVEEAVADREAALKRVLIWYLSAARATGGSWLFPELPHDLVPGDPSTVPSVTGAGRWLETERANLLAVINHAGRHGPRAVAWHLANALFGYFWLHLPRSTWQATAQAALDAAVAEGDLFGQAAMHSSLGLLTSDRGYGRQAMDHHTRVHEISRGLGWAAGEAAGLGGMAQAEWGMARLDSAREHVTTGLRIAREAGNLHLEALGLVVLGVTCRDLGSLREAADHLESAIVRIGEIGWSDHSLALQNLGLVYWELGRLADGLDALGPEVTLSRKGGYRNDRAMMLDAVARINLELGHHDEALEQAERAFAMGKGRGRRWIQAALLNTIAAAHRKLARLDRSLRAGEQALTLARESGYRRTEADCILGLSLTHHQLGRHEDARSLARQALDLARNHGFRVVEGQALTVMGELAESDASYGAAVTLGREALAIHRRTGHRLGEARTLAALSRSLRKNGDAAAGSARQQALDVLSRVGVPAEEFGDLDG; encoded by the coding sequence GTGCTGGCCGCGTTGCTGCTCCGTCAGGGCACCGTCGTGAGCCATGAGCAACTGCTCGACGGAGTGTGGGGCCTGGAACCGCCCGCATCCGGTCACAAGGTGCTGGCCAGCCATGTGAACCCGCTGCGCAGGGCACTCGACACCGAGGGCACCCCGCATACGGAGTCGGTGATCCTCAGCGGCAAGGGCTGGTACCGCGTCGCCGCCGAGGACGTCCGGCTCGATGTGGCGGACCTGGGCGAGCGGGGCGACGAGGCACTGCGGACCAAGGCGGCCGGTGACCTGACCGCCGCGACGGACCAACTGTCCGCGGCGCTCGCGCTGTTCCGGGGCGAGCCGCTGGCCAACCTGCCGGGACCGTTCGCGCACTCCGAGCGCGACCGACTGCTCGAGCGCAGGCGAACGCTGCGGCTGGCTCGGCTCGAGAGTCTGGTTCTGCTCCGCAGGTTCGGCGATGCCCTGGACGACCTCGCCGCGCAGTCCGCGTCCGATCGGTACGACGAGTCGCTGTTGGCGCTGCGCATGCGGGCCCTGTACGGCTGCGAACGTCAGGCCGAGGCGCTGAACGCCTACCAGAACATGCGCGTGCGCCTGCGCGACGAGCTCGGAGTCGATCCCGGTGAGGAGCTGCGCCGGGTGTACGAGACCGTCCTGCGCCAGGACGACGTCTGCCTCCTCGGTCCGACGCCTCCTGCCGTGCCGAGGCCGTCCGAACTCACCCTCCTGAATGATCCGGCCGCAGCCGCACCGAGACGACCGGGGTCACAGGCGCGGTCCGTCCACCCGTCGCGCGACCTCGCGCCGTTGGTGCCGGCCGAGTTGCCGCACGGCACTGCGGGATTCACCGGCCGCAGCGGAGAACTCGCCCGACTGCACGCGCTGCTTCCGCCGGAGCACGGCCGGGCGCCGGGGAACACGGTGGTCATCTCCGCCATCGGTGGCGCCGCCGGTATCGGCAAAACGGCTCTGGCGGTGCACTGGGCACACCAGGTACGTGATCGCTTCCCCGACGGTCAGCTGTACGTGAACCTGCACGGCTTCGACCACGACCGGCCGCCGCTGAAGTCCGGCGAAGCCCTGGAGCTCCTGCTCCGCAGCCTGGGGCTCGGGGCGTCGGAGATCCCCCTGAACGGCGAGGCGCAGGCACGCGTGTACCGGACCCTGCTGGCCGGCAGACGCCTGCTCATCCTGCTGGACAACGCGGCATCGGCGGAACAGGTCCGCGCTCTGCTCCCGGGCAGCCCGTCCTGCTGCGTCGTCGTCACCAGCCGCAACCGGCTCGGCGACCTTGTCGCCCGCGACGGCGCACACGCCCTGCCCCTGGACCTCCTCCAGCCGGCCGAGGCCCGCGCGCTGCTGAGCCGGACGCTCGGAGCCGACCGCCTCTCCGCCGAACCGCACGCGGCCGACGAACTGATCCGGCTGTGCGGCAGACTTCCGCTGGCACTGCGCGTGGCCGCCGCCCGGCTGGCGGGCGATCCGGGCCTGCGCCTGGCCGACCTGGTCACCGAAATGTCCGAGGGCAACCGGTTGGGCGCACTGGAACCGGATGACGACGCCTCACCCCTGCGGACGGCCTTCTCCGCGTCGTACGGGGTTCTCATGCCCACCGCACGCAGGCTGTTCCGCCTGCTCGGCCTCTTCCCCGGGCCGGATTTCACCGCCGAGGTCGCGGCAGCACTCCTGGACGCACCGCTGCCGCACGCCAGACGCCTGCTCAGCGCCTTGGCCGCGGCCCACCTGATCGAAGCCGCGACGGCGGGCCGATACCTCTTCCACGATCTCCTCCGCGAGTACGCGAGGGAGCGCGCGCAGGTGGAGGAGGCCGTCGCGGATCGTGAGGCGGCATTGAAGCGGGTCCTGATCTGGTACCTGAGCGCCGCTCGCGCCACCGGGGGAAGCTGGCTCTTCCCAGAGCTGCCCCACGACCTCGTCCCCGGCGATCCGTCAACCGTTCCCTCCGTCACCGGAGCCGGACGATGGCTGGAGACGGAGCGGGCGAACCTGCTCGCCGTCATCAACCACGCCGGCCGCCACGGTCCCCGCGCCGTCGCCTGGCACCTGGCCAACGCGCTCTTCGGGTACTTCTGGCTCCATCTGCCGCGGTCGACGTGGCAGGCCACCGCACAGGCGGCCCTCGACGCGGCCGTGGCCGAAGGCGACCTGTTCGGCCAGGCGGCCATGCACAGCAGCCTCGGACTGCTCACGTCGGACCGGGGCTACGGCAGACAGGCGATGGATCACCACACACGCGTACACGAGATCAGTCGGGGACTCGGCTGGGCGGCGGGCGAGGCAGCGGGTCTCGGCGGCATGGCCCAGGCGGAATGGGGGATGGCACGTCTCGACAGCGCGCGCGAGCACGTCACCACCGGTTTGCGGATCGCCCGTGAAGCCGGAAACCTCCACCTCGAAGCACTGGGCCTGGTAGTCCTCGGTGTGACCTGCCGGGATCTGGGCAGCCTGCGTGAGGCCGCAGACCACCTCGAATCGGCCATCGTGCGCATCGGGGAGATCGGCTGGTCCGACCACAGTCTGGCCCTGCAGAATCTGGGCTTGGTGTACTGGGAACTAGGCCGTCTGGCCGACGGCCTTGATGCCCTCGGTCCCGAGGTCACCCTCAGCAGGAAGGGTGGTTACCGCAACGACCGCGCCATGATGCTGGACGCCGTCGCGAGGATCAACCTCGAACTCGGTCACCACGACGAGGCGCTGGAACAGGCGGAGCGTGCCTTCGCCATGGGCAAGGGCAGAGGGCGGCGCTGGATTCAGGCCGCGCTCCTCAACACGATCGCCGCTGCCCACCGAAAGCTGGCGCGGCTCGACCGATCACTGCGGGCCGGCGAACAGGCTCTCACCTTGGCCCGCGAGTCGGGATACAGACGCACCGAAGCGGACTGCATCCTGGGGCTCTCCCTGACACACCATCAGCTGGGCCGCCACGAGGATGCGCGCAGCTTGGCGCGGCAGGCGCTGGACCTGGCGCGCAACCACGGTTTTCGCGTGGTGGAGGGTCAGGCGCTGACCGTCATGGGGGAGCTGGCGGAGTCGGACGCGTCGTACGGCGCGGCGGTCACCCTCGGCCGCGAGGCTCTCGCCATACACCGCCGGACCGGCCACCGGCTGGGCGAGGCCCGCACCTTGGCGGCGCTCAGCCGCTCCCTCCGCAAGAACGGGGACGCCGCCGCCGGCTCCGCGAGACAGCAGGCGCTGGACGTCCTCTCCCGCGTAGGCGTACCGGCGGAGGAGTTCGGAGATCTCGACGGGTGA
- a CDS encoding L-rhamnose mutarotase, whose amino-acid sequence MQRVCFLLKVRKDRLAEYRERHAAVWPEMLDALSATGWHNYSLFLREDGLLVGYLETEDFAAAQEAMAATDVNARWQAEMADFFEALDGARPDEAMRPLAEVFHLA is encoded by the coding sequence GTGCAGCGCGTCTGTTTCCTGTTGAAGGTCCGGAAGGACCGGCTCGCCGAGTACCGCGAGCGTCACGCAGCCGTCTGGCCCGAGATGCTGGACGCCCTCTCGGCCACCGGCTGGCACAACTACTCGCTCTTCCTCCGTGAGGACGGCCTGCTCGTCGGCTACCTGGAGACCGAGGACTTCGCGGCCGCACAGGAGGCGATGGCGGCGACCGACGTCAACGCCCGCTGGCAGGCTGAGATGGCGGACTTCTTCGAGGCGCTGGACGGGGCCCGGCCCGACGAGGCCATGCGGCCGCTCGCGGAGGTCTTCCACCTGGCGTGA
- a CDS encoding LUD domain-containing protein, with the protein MSTREQVLGRIRRALADAPRGTAPARGAVDRDYLRVHGRRDAAQTADLLAENLADYRAIVHRATGEELPGRLAGLLAARGARRVVVPPGLPERWLSAVQDVERVADSAALTARELDAVDSVVTGCAVAIAETGTIVLDAGPDQGRRRITLVPDHHVVVVRVPEQVVDSVPQALERLDPVRPLTWISGPSATSDIELDRVEGVHGPRTLEVVLVTD; encoded by the coding sequence GTGAGCACCCGTGAGCAGGTCCTGGGGCGGATCCGCCGCGCCCTCGCCGACGCGCCCCGCGGGACGGCACCGGCGCGCGGCGCGGTGGACCGTGACTACCTGCGCGTCCACGGACGGCGGGACGCCGCGCAGACCGCCGATCTGCTGGCCGAGAACCTCGCCGACTACCGTGCCATCGTCCACCGCGCCACCGGCGAGGAGCTGCCCGGCCGCCTCGCCGGCCTGCTGGCCGCGCGCGGCGCCCGCCGGGTCGTCGTCCCGCCCGGCCTTCCGGAGCGGTGGCTCTCGGCGGTGCAGGACGTGGAACGGGTGGCCGATTCCGCGGCGCTGACGGCCCGCGAACTGGACGCCGTCGACAGCGTCGTCACCGGTTGCGCGGTGGCGATCGCGGAGACCGGCACCATCGTGCTGGACGCCGGGCCCGACCAGGGGCGGCGCAGGATCACGCTCGTCCCGGACCACCACGTCGTCGTCGTGCGCGTCCCGGAGCAGGTCGTGGACTCGGTGCCGCAGGCGCTGGAACGGCTGGATCCCGTCCGGCCGTTGACGTGGATCTCCGGGCCCTCTGCCACCAGCGACATCGAACTGGACCGGGTGGAGGGCGTGCACGGGCCGCGCACCCTGGAGGTCGTGCTCGTGACGGACTGA
- a CDS encoding LutB/LldF family L-lactate oxidation iron-sulfur protein, giving the protein MSGTYLGMPAFPVAAGEAVHNTTLRGNLRHATHTIRDKRARAVAELDDWQQLRAAGKQIKDDVLRHLDHYLVRLEEAVTAAGGTVHWAVDADEANRIVTDLVRATGETEVVKVKSMATQEIGLNEALAEAGISAYETDLAELIVQLGDDLPSHILVPAIHRNRSEIRDIFNEAMGRWGRPAPEGLSDSPAELAEAARLHLREKFLRAKVGISGANFMIAETGTLVVVESEGNGRMCLTLPETLISVVGIEKVLPSWQDLEVFLQLLPRSSTAERMNPYTSTWTGTTDEDGPRAFHLVLVDNGRTDTLADEVGRQALRCIRCSACLNVCPVYERAGGHAYGSAYPGPIGAILTPQLRGMDTAIDASLPYASSLCGACYEVCPVAIDIPEVLVHLRERVVQGGEVTRAGNRVTLRPAKGHAAERAAMRAARWTLDHPAALRAGQRLASRTRRFHPSRLPGPGKAWTDTRDVPSVPAESFRDWWRRTRGPGTAGAGNSSDSGSTESREGTK; this is encoded by the coding sequence ATGAGCGGCACCTACCTGGGCATGCCCGCCTTCCCCGTCGCCGCCGGCGAGGCCGTGCACAACACGACGCTGCGCGGCAACCTGCGGCACGCCACCCACACCATCCGGGACAAGCGGGCCCGCGCCGTCGCCGAACTCGACGACTGGCAGCAACTGCGGGCGGCGGGCAAGCAGATCAAGGACGACGTGCTGCGCCATCTCGACCACTACCTGGTGCGGTTGGAGGAGGCGGTCACCGCCGCCGGAGGCACCGTCCACTGGGCCGTCGACGCGGACGAGGCCAACCGGATCGTGACGGACCTGGTACGCGCCACCGGCGAGACCGAGGTCGTCAAGGTCAAGTCCATGGCGACCCAGGAGATCGGTCTCAACGAGGCGCTCGCCGAGGCCGGGATCTCCGCCTACGAGACGGACCTGGCCGAGCTGATCGTGCAGCTTGGCGACGACCTGCCGAGCCACATCCTGGTGCCCGCGATCCACCGCAACCGCTCCGAGATCCGCGACATCTTCAACGAGGCCATGGGCCGCTGGGGCCGTCCGGCGCCCGAGGGGCTCTCCGACTCCCCCGCCGAACTGGCCGAGGCCGCACGGCTCCACCTGCGGGAGAAGTTCCTGCGCGCCAAGGTCGGCATCTCGGGCGCCAACTTCATGATCGCCGAGACCGGCACCCTGGTCGTGGTGGAGTCCGAGGGCAACGGCCGCATGTGCCTGACGCTCCCCGAGACCCTGATCTCGGTGGTCGGCATCGAGAAGGTGCTGCCGAGCTGGCAGGACCTCGAGGTCTTCCTGCAGCTCCTGCCGCGCTCCTCCACGGCCGAGCGGATGAACCCGTACACGAGCACCTGGACCGGGACCACCGACGAGGACGGACCGCGCGCCTTCCACCTCGTCCTGGTCGACAACGGCCGCACCGACACCCTCGCCGACGAGGTGGGCCGGCAGGCCCTGCGCTGCATCCGCTGCTCGGCCTGCCTCAACGTCTGCCCCGTGTACGAGCGCGCCGGCGGGCATGCGTACGGGTCCGCCTACCCCGGGCCGATCGGCGCCATCCTCACCCCGCAGCTCCGCGGCATGGACACCGCGATCGACGCTTCGCTGCCGTACGCCTCGTCCCTCTGCGGCGCCTGCTACGAGGTGTGCCCGGTTGCCATCGACATCCCGGAGGTCCTCGTCCACCTGCGGGAACGCGTCGTGCAGGGCGGCGAGGTGACCCGGGCGGGCAACAGGGTGACGCTCAGGCCCGCCAAGGGCCACGCGGCCGAGCGGGCGGCCATGCGCGCGGCGCGCTGGACGCTGGACCACCCGGCCGCGCTGCGCGCCGGCCAGCGGCTGGCGTCGCGGACCCGCAGGTTCCACCCGAGCCGGCTGCCGGGTCCCGGGAAGGCGTGGACCGACACCCGGGACGTCCCGTCGGTGCCGGCGGAGTCCTTCCGCGACTGGTGGCGGCGCACCCGGGGACCGGGCACCGCCGGCGCCGGCAACAGCAGCGACAGCGGCAGCACCGAGAGCAGGGAGGGCACCAAGTGA
- a CDS encoding (Fe-S)-binding protein, translating to MRVALFVTCVNDTLYPETGKAVVTLLERLGVTVDFPAAQTCCGQPQFNTGYRHETEPLVTRYAKAFEGYDYIVTPSGSCAAMVRDNYPRIGDRARAEGRGEGLAAVAASVVPRTYELTEFLTDVLKVTDVGAYFPYPVTYHPTCHGLRMLGLGRRPVELLSHVKGLELVELPGAEECCGFGGTFAVKNAAVSAAMGADKARNITSTGARAVCTVDNSCLMHIGGTLARLGSEVRPVHLAEILASTEEQPYGGIR from the coding sequence ATGCGCGTAGCACTGTTCGTCACTTGCGTGAACGACACGCTGTACCCCGAGACGGGGAAGGCCGTCGTGACCCTGCTGGAGCGGCTGGGGGTGACCGTGGACTTCCCCGCCGCGCAGACCTGCTGCGGCCAGCCGCAGTTCAACACCGGCTACCGGCACGAGACGGAGCCCCTGGTCACCCGGTACGCCAAGGCCTTCGAGGGGTACGACTACATCGTCACCCCGTCCGGTTCCTGCGCCGCGATGGTGCGGGACAACTATCCCCGCATCGGCGACCGGGCCCGCGCGGAGGGGCGCGGCGAGGGCCTCGCCGCCGTCGCCGCGTCCGTCGTGCCGCGCACCTACGAGCTGACCGAGTTCCTCACGGACGTGCTCAAGGTGACGGACGTCGGCGCCTACTTCCCCTATCCCGTCACCTATCATCCGACCTGTCATGGCCTGAGGATGCTGGGGCTGGGCCGCCGCCCGGTGGAGCTGCTCAGCCATGTGAAGGGGCTGGAGCTGGTCGAATTGCCGGGCGCCGAGGAATGCTGCGGATTCGGCGGCACCTTCGCCGTCAAGAACGCGGCCGTGTCCGCGGCGATGGGCGCGGACAAGGCCCGCAACATCACCTCCACCGGCGCGCGCGCCGTGTGCACGGTGGACAACTCCTGCCTGATGCACATCGGCGGCACCCTCGCCCGGCTCGGCTCCGAGGTCCGTCCGGTCCACCTCGCCGAGATCCTCGCGTCGACCGAGGAGCAGCCCTACGGAGGCATCCGATGA
- a CDS encoding NAD(P)/FAD-dependent oxidoreductase, giving the protein MNHVDVDVAVIGAGQAGLSGAYFLRRNGMRPDEDFVVLDHSPGPGGAWQFRWPTLTYGRAHGVHSLPGMELEGADPDRPSAEVVAEYFDRYERTFDLRVHRPVDVSTVREGPDGRLLVESDAGTWAARALINATGTWDRPFVPRYPGQEAFRGRQLHTAGYRGREEFAGKHVIVVGGGTSAVQLLMELHEPGGAAATTWVTRRPPAYHTGPFGEDQGRAAVALVEERVKHGLPPQSVVSVTGLPMTEAMERARERGILERLPMFERITPDGVTWADGRHVTADVILWATGFRAALDHLAPLRLREPGGGIRLEGLTQVAADPRVHLIGYGPSASTIGANRAGRSAVREIRAYLRGRDRALDAARTPEPVAAAG; this is encoded by the coding sequence GTGAACCATGTGGATGTGGACGTCGCCGTCATCGGGGCCGGGCAGGCCGGGCTCTCGGGTGCGTACTTCCTGCGACGGAACGGCATGCGGCCGGACGAGGACTTCGTCGTCCTCGACCACTCCCCCGGCCCCGGCGGCGCCTGGCAGTTCCGCTGGCCGACGCTGACGTACGGCAGGGCGCACGGGGTGCACTCGCTGCCCGGCATGGAGCTGGAGGGCGCCGACCCCGACCGGCCGTCCGCCGAGGTCGTCGCCGAGTACTTCGACCGCTACGAGCGCACCTTCGACCTGCGGGTGCACCGCCCGGTCGACGTCTCCACGGTCCGCGAGGGCCCGGACGGGCGCCTGCTGGTCGAGTCCGACGCCGGCACGTGGGCTGCCCGCGCGCTGATCAACGCGACCGGGACCTGGGACCGGCCCTTCGTCCCCCGCTACCCGGGCCAGGAGGCCTTCCGCGGCCGCCAGCTGCACACGGCGGGGTACCGCGGGCGCGAGGAGTTCGCCGGGAAGCACGTGATCGTGGTCGGCGGCGGCACCTCGGCCGTCCAGCTGCTGATGGAGCTCCACGAGCCGGGTGGCGCGGCCGCGACGACCTGGGTGACCAGGCGGCCGCCCGCCTACCACACCGGCCCCTTCGGGGAGGATCAGGGACGGGCCGCGGTCGCGCTGGTCGAGGAACGCGTCAAGCACGGCCTTCCGCCCCAGAGCGTCGTCAGCGTGACGGGGCTGCCCATGACCGAGGCGATGGAGCGCGCCCGCGAGCGCGGCATCCTCGAACGCCTCCCCATGTTCGAGCGGATCACGCCGGACGGCGTGACCTGGGCGGACGGCCGCCACGTCACCGCCGACGTCATCCTGTGGGCCACCGGCTTCCGTGCCGCCCTCGACCACCTCGCCCCGCTGCGCCTGCGCGAGCCCGGCGGCGGCATCCGTCTGGAGGGGCTCACCCAGGTCGCCGCCGACCCGCGCGTCCACCTCATCGGCTACGGCCCCTCCGCGAGCACGATCGGCGCCAACCGGGCCGGCCGCAGCGCGGTCCGCGAGATCCGCGCCTACCTGCGGGGACGGGACCGCGCCCTGGACGCGGCCCGGACGCCGGAACCGGTGGCCGCTGCCGGCTGA
- a CDS encoding secondary thiamine-phosphate synthase enzyme YjbQ yields the protein MADAFSTRTLDVTTGSRETVHDLTGACADFLDDVAHGRDGLLNVFVPHATAGIAVIETGAGSDDDLLAALHDLLPADDRWRHRHGSPGHGRDHVLPAIVPPHATLPVIGGRLELGTWQSVVLVDTNRDNPRRQVRLSFLG from the coding sequence ATGGCCGACGCTTTCTCCACCCGCACCCTCGACGTCACCACCGGCAGCAGGGAGACGGTCCACGACCTGACCGGCGCCTGCGCCGACTTCCTCGACGACGTCGCCCACGGACGCGACGGGCTGCTCAACGTGTTCGTCCCGCACGCCACCGCCGGGATCGCCGTCATCGAGACCGGCGCGGGCAGCGACGACGACCTGCTGGCCGCGCTCCACGACCTGCTCCCCGCCGACGACCGCTGGCGCCACCGCCACGGCAGCCCCGGCCACGGCCGCGACCACGTGCTGCCCGCGATCGTCCCGCCGCACGCCACGCTCCCGGTGATCGGCGGCCGGCTGGAGCTCGGCACCTGGCAGTCCGTCGTCCTGGTCGACACCAACCGCGACAACCCGCGGCGCCAGGTCCGGCTGAGCTTCCTCGGATGA
- a CDS encoding LacI family transcriptional regulator yields the protein MVGIKDVARQAGVSVGTVSNVINRPDMVSEDTRARVLSVIEQLGYVRSESARQLRAGRSRIIALLVLDMANPFFVDVASGAERAARETGLGVMLCNSGESPSEEADYLGLFAEQRVRGVLVTPADTSGRNIASFRRHGIPFVFVDRVVPSAEACSVSVDDIEGGRLAVDHLIERGHERIVYVSGPMHLAQCQDRRTGALDALAAAGLPAESLAHIEAERLDVPSGRDAGARLLGMANRPTAVFCANDLLALGVLQALYAAGIAVPEEIALVGYDDIEFAAAAAVPLTSVRQPAYRMGRAAADLLIEETGDAAEEHEHRRIVFQPELVVRGSTLGKSGRAAR from the coding sequence ATGGTGGGGATCAAGGACGTCGCCCGGCAGGCGGGCGTATCGGTCGGCACGGTGTCGAACGTGATCAACCGGCCCGACATGGTCTCCGAGGACACGCGTGCCCGGGTGCTGTCGGTCATCGAGCAACTGGGCTACGTGCGCAGTGAGTCCGCCCGGCAGTTGAGGGCGGGCCGCAGCAGGATCATCGCGCTGCTCGTGCTCGACATGGCCAACCCCTTCTTCGTGGACGTCGCCTCCGGGGCCGAGCGGGCCGCCCGGGAGACCGGGCTCGGCGTCATGCTCTGCAACAGCGGCGAGAGCCCTTCGGAGGAGGCCGACTACCTCGGGCTCTTCGCCGAGCAGCGGGTGCGCGGCGTCCTGGTGACGCCGGCGGACACCAGCGGCCGGAACATCGCCTCCTTCCGGCGCCACGGCATCCCCTTCGTCTTCGTGGATCGCGTCGTGCCGAGCGCCGAGGCCTGCTCGGTGTCCGTGGACGACATCGAGGGCGGCCGCCTCGCGGTCGACCACCTCATCGAACGCGGCCACGAACGCATCGTCTACGTGAGCGGTCCGATGCACCTCGCCCAGTGCCAGGACCGGCGCACCGGCGCCCTGGACGCGCTCGCCGCCGCCGGGCTCCCCGCCGAGTCCCTGGCGCACATCGAGGCGGAGCGTCTGGACGTCCCCTCCGGACGCGACGCCGGCGCCCGGCTCCTGGGGATGGCCAACCGCCCGACCGCCGTCTTCTGCGCCAACGACCTGCTCGCGCTGGGCGTGCTGCAGGCGCTGTACGCGGCGGGCATCGCGGTGCCGGAGGAGATCGCGCTGGTCGGTTACGACGACATCGAGTTCGCGGCGGCGGCGGCGGTGCCGCTGACGTCCGTGCGGCAGCCCGCTTACCGGATGGGCCGCGCGGCCGCCGATCTGCTCATCGAGGAGACCGGGGACGCGGCGGAGGAGCACGAGCACCGGCGCATCGTCTTCCAGCCCGAACTCGTCGTTCGGGGCTCCACCCTCGGCAAGAGCGGCCGCGCCGCCCGCTGA